In one Amia ocellicauda isolate fAmiCal2 chromosome 2, fAmiCal2.hap1, whole genome shotgun sequence genomic region, the following are encoded:
- the acbd5a gene encoding acyl-CoA-binding domain-containing protein 5A codes for MADERPIHEQRFDAAVKVIQSLPQNGSFQPSNEMMLKFYSYYKQATQGPCNIPRPGFWDPIGKYKWDAWNSLGDMSKDEAMIAYVEEMKKILETMPMTEKVEELLHVLGPFYEIVEDKKKISNVSDLTTGFGSMLTSTPKCITMNGKLESSDSGAESEKIEDEEEEEEEEEEEEEEEKEEKEETEKEEDVSDLTTEIKDSSGRETMPFANGSVEYSVPSVVTKTDSRALLNSEDCEEKSSHSDQPPEPPVLCEINGHLSDLNEDVSSLHHLTSDSDSEVYCDSMEQFGQEESSEILISHSMETGEVSRSALLFRTEVVQAGELSGRGTLQAGPEAVKHGGEDGEAGGNPPQRESLNTERSDSAGPRRGRGVRTQGVGGGAQGGLLGSGGDGERWGTESTSRGNLNEQIAVALTRLQEDMRSVLQRLHTLEALTASQARSLSLQENYPSPPVKKKPSWWPFDISPGMLAFAVAWPFIVQWLVRVYLQRRRRKMN; via the exons ATGGCGGATGAAAGACCGATCCACGAACAAAGGTTTGACGCTGCAGTGAAAGTAATTCAGAGTTTACCACAAAATG GTTCATTTCAACCGTCCAATGAAATGATGCTAAAGTTTTATAGTTATTATAAGCAAGCTACACAAGGACCCTGCAACATTCCCAGACCTGGCTTCTGGGATCCCATTGGTAAATACAAATG GGATGCATGGAATTCTTTAGGAGATATGTCAAAGGATGAAGCAATGATCGCATATGTTGAAGAAATGAAGAAG ATTCTGGAGACGATGCCGATGACAGAGAAAGTGGAAGAGCTGCTTCATGTTCTGGGACCCTTCTATGAAATTGTGGAAGACAAAAAGAAGATATCCAACGTATCTGACCTAACCACAG GGTTTGGAAGCATGTTGACGTCGACCCCGAAGTGCATCACAATGAACGGCAAATTGGAGAGCAGCGACAGTGGAGCCGAGTCGGAAAAGAttgaggatgaggaggaggaggaggaggaagaagaagaagaggaggaggaggagaaggaggagaaggaggagactGAGAAAG AAGAAGATGTTTCAGACCTGACAACAGAGATCAAGGACTCGTCAGGAAGAGAGACGATGCCCTTTGCCAATGGCAGTGTAGAGTACAGCGTTCCCTCTGTAGTTACCAAGACGGACAGCAGGGCTTTGCTTAACAGTGAGGACTGTGAGGAGAAATCGAGCCACAGCGACCAGCCTCCCGAGCCCCCTGTGCTGTGCGAGATCAATGGCCATCTCAGTG ATCTCAATGAGGATGTCTCCAGCCTGCATCACTTAACAAGCGACTCGGACAGTGAGGTGTACTGTGATTCTATGGAGCAGTTTGGTCAGGAGGAG AGCTCCGAGATTCTCATCAGCCACTCTATGGAGACGGGTGAAGTGAGTCGCAGTGCCCTGTTGTTCAGGACAGAAGTGGTGCAGGCTGGAGAGCTGTCTGGAAGAGGGACTCTGCAGGCAGGACCTGAggccgtcaaacatggaggggaagacggagaagccggcggaaaccccccacagagagagagtctgAACACGGAGAGGTCTGACAGCGCGGGACCCAGGAGAGGCAGGG GTGTCAGGACACAGGGCGTGGGTGGAGGAGCGCAGGGGGGCCTGCTGGGCAGTGGGGGTGACGGAGAGCGCTGGGGCACAGAGAGCACATCCAGGGGAAACCTGAACGAGCAAATCGCTGTGGCCCTCACCAGGCTGCAGGAGGACATGCGTAGTGTGCTGCAGAGACTACACACTTTAGAGGCACTTACAGCATCTCAG GCTAGATCATTATCTTTACAAGAAAATTATCCTTCTCCTCCAGTAAAGAAG AAACCATCCTGGTGGCCTTTTGACATCTCCCCAGGCATGCTGGCCTTTGCTGTGGCATGGCCTTTCATTGTGCAATGGCTTGTGCGTGTCTATCTGCAACGAAGGAGAAG GAAAATGAACTGA